One part of the Arvicanthis niloticus isolate mArvNil1 chromosome 15, mArvNil1.pat.X, whole genome shotgun sequence genome encodes these proteins:
- the Cav2 gene encoding caveolin-2, whose translation MGLETEKADVQLFMADDAYSHHSGVDYADPEKYVDSSHDRDPHQLNSHLKLGFEDLIAEPETTHSFDKVWICSHALFEISKYVIYKFLTVFLAIPLAFVAGILFATLSCLHIWILMPFVKTCLMVLPSVQTIWKSVTDVVIGPLCTSVGRTFSSVSIQLNHD comes from the exons ATGGGGCTGGAGACCGAGAAGGCTGACGTGCAGCTCTTCATGGCCGATGACGCCTACAGCCACCACAGTGGTGTCGACTACGCAGATCCCGAGAAGTATGTTGACTCGAGTCATGACCGGGATCCTCACCAGCTCAACTCGCATCTTAAG CTAGGCTTTGAAGATCTGATTGCAGAGCCTGAGACTACACACTCCTTTGACAAAGTGTGGATCTGCAGCCATGCCCTCTTTGAAATCAGCAAATACGTGATCTACAAGTTCCTGACAGTGTTTTTGGCCATCCCCTTGGCCTTCGTTGCGGGTATCCTGTTTGCTACCCTCAGCTGTCTGCACATCTG GATCCTGATGCCTTTTGTGAAGACCTGCCTCATGGTCCTGCCTTCCGTGCAGACAATATGGAAGAGTGTAACAGACGTTGTCATTGGCCCATTGTGTACAAGTGTAGGACGCACCTTCTCATCTGTCAGCATACAACTGAACCACGACTGA